In Panthera uncia isolate 11264 chromosome B3 unlocalized genomic scaffold, Puncia_PCG_1.0 HiC_scaffold_2, whole genome shotgun sequence, the following proteins share a genomic window:
- the MINAR1 gene encoding major intrinsically disordered Notch2-binding receptor 1 has protein sequence MKTERTGAFSVGREALTSSAMDTNQDTSLFLMKILEELDSKQNTVSYQDLCKSLCARFDLSQLAKLRSVLFYTACLDPNFPATLFKEKMKCPGNNQQSKKIMVAADVVTIFNLIQMNGGAAKGKLPTGRQKGRHKEAPFEPCGSDAEACAAAQCEPLGCELGDRPFRRGYPARQASQGRKADPKDRPPQFVPASEPNFLLGVGKEPKSRAASLDRLQALAPYSIASPQPCEMQRTYFPMNIESEPVSDQDSLPMSQGGSTEPFVIQSCVQKRNIFKEDFHNLMAVSPTLVGPASKGEVERGEPRGHPEPHRTPFFNHSFEMPCNSQYLNRTYSPVPDKRRAKHESLDDLQASTYFGPTPVTGAQEARRCPGRPGKQTPWPAKSWSLNTEEVPDFERSFLNRNPSEEKLRYPHPSSQTPSFPAPDRRPTYLAPSDPQQVLPGGYAAKPDGLKPKEVSSPVDLEKHEPVRKFKDKSISCTGGQLSSDTSSVGTQTEQHVLEPKKYKDLCASGQSKYSDRHAMKQSDDDSEVVSDDISDIFRFLDDMSISGSTGVMQSSCYNSTGSLSQLHKSDCDSSPEHSVTKIANGLPGSKGEKGSRPEGSSHRSEEELKTSVCRLVLRIGEIERKLESLSGVREEISQVLGKLNKLDQKMQQPEKAGVQVDLNSWTSEAPSDESASPRMFRGHSGPRGPKPENAADWCCSEASGSNSESLRVKALKKSLFTRPSSRSLTEENSATESKIASTSNSPRDWRTITYASRVGLGEEEVKDRGPGESKDWHQKSKEAAGPYSVPPQHRLPKQCKDSFLVEQVFSPHPYPASLKAHMKNDPLYADMRLTELAEVKRGQPSWTIEEYARNAGDKGKLTALDLQTQESLNPNNLEYWMEDVYTPGYDSLLKRKEAEFRRAKVCKIAALVAAAACTVILVVVVPICTMKS, from the exons AACGGACTGGAGCATTCAGCGTCGGCCGCGAGGCTCTGACGTCCTCAGCCATGGACACCAACCAGGACACTTCCCTCTTCCTGATGAAGATCTTGGAGGAGCTGGACAGCAAGCAAAACACCGTTTCCTACCAGGACCTGTGCAAGTCCCTGTGTGCCCGCTTCGACCTGTCCCAGCTCGCCAAACTGAGAAGCGTGCTCTTCTACACGGCCTGTCTGGACCCCAACTTCCCGGCCACGCTGTTCAAGGAGAAGATGAAGTGCCCCGGGAACAACCAGCAGTCGAAGAAGATCATGGTGGCCGCGGACGTCGTGACCATATTCAACCTGATCCAGATGAACGGGGGCGCGGCCAAGGGCAAGCTGCCCACGGGCCGGCAGAAGGGGCGCCACAAGGAGGCGCCCTTCGAGCCCTGCGGGTCGGACGCGGAGGCCTGTGCCGCGGCCCAGTGCGAGCCCCTCGGCTGCGAGCTGGGCGACAGGCCCTTCCGCCGGGGCTACCCCGCCCGCCAGGCGTCCCAGGGCCGGAAGGCGGACCCCAAGGACCGCCCGCCGCAGTTCGTGCCTGCCTCCGAGCCCAACTTCCTGCTGGGCGTCGGCAAGGAGCCGAAGAGCCGCGCGGCCTCCCTGGACCGGCTGCAGGCGCTGGCGCCCTACTCCAtcgccagcccccagccctgtgAGATGCAGAGAACCTACTTCCCCATGAACATCGAGAGCGAGCCCGTCTCAGACCAGGACTCCCTGCCCATGAGCCAGGGTGGCAGCACGGAGCCCTTTGTCATCCAGTCCTGTGTCCAGAAGAGGAACATCTTTAAGGAGGATTTTCACAACCTGATGGCCGTGTCGCCCACGCTGGTTGGCCCCGCCAGCAAGGGAGAGGTCGAGCGTGGGGAGCCCCGGGGGCACCCGGAGCCCCACAGGACACCCTTCTTCAACCACAGCTTTGAGATGCCCTGCAACAGCCAGTACCTGAACCGCACGTACTCCCCGGTGCCCGACAAGAGGCGGGCCAAACACGAGAGCTTAGACGACCTTCAGGCCTCCACGTATTTTGGGCCCACTCCAGTGACGGGGGCGCAGGAAGCCAGGCGCTGCCCGGGGAGGCCGGGCAAGCAGACCCCCTGGCCGGCCAAAAGCTGGAGCCTCAACACCGAGGAGGTCCCTGACTTTGAACGGTCCTTCCTGAACAGAAACCCCTCTGAGGAGAAGCTGCGATATCCACACCCCAGCAGCCAGACCCCCAGTTTCCCAGCCCCAGACAGGCGGCCCACTTACCTCGCGCCAAGCGACCCACAGCAGGTCCTTCCCGGGGGCTACGCGGCAAAACCAGATGGGCTCAAACCTAAAGAGGTCTCGTCCCCTGTTGACCTGGAGAAGCACGAGCCGGTCAGAAAGTTCAAAGACAAGAGCATTAGCTGCACGGGGGGGCAGCTCAGCTCAGACACCAGCAGCGTGGGCACCCAGACCGAGCAGCACGTGTTGGAGCCCAAGAAGTACAAGGACCTGTGCGCCTCCGGGCAGAGCAAGTACAGTGACAGGCACGCCATGAAGCAGTCAGACGACGACTCGGAGGTCGTCAGCGATGACATCAGCGACATTTTTCGATTTCTTGACGACATGAGCATCAGTGGCTCCACGGGGGTGATGCAGTCCTCCTGCTACAACAGCACAGGGTCCTTGTCTCAGCTTCACAAGTCAGACTGTGACAGTTCGCCGGAGCACAGCGTAACCAAAATCGCCAACGGGCTTCCCGGTAGCAAAGGAGAAAAGGGCAGCCGGCCCGAAGGCAGCAGCCACCGCTCCGAAGAGGAGCTGAAGACCAGTGTGTGCAGGCTGGTGCTGAGGATCGGCGAAATCGAGCGGAAGCTTGAGTCGCTGTCGGGTGTCCGCGAGGAAATTTCGCAGGTCCTGGGCAAGCTAAATAAGCTGGATCAGAAAATGCAGCAACCCGAGAAGGCGGGTGTGCAGGTCGACCTGAATTCCTGGACGAGCGAGGCTCCGTCCGACGAGAGCGCCTCTCCCCGGATGTTTCGTGGGCACAGCGGCCCCCGTGGACCCAAACCCGAGAACGCGGCCGACTGGTGCTGCTCAGAGGCCAGCGGAAGCAACAGCGAGAGCCTCCGCGTCAAGGCCTTAAAAAAGAGCCTCTTCACCAGGCCGTCCTCGAGGTCCCTGACGGAGGAGAACAGCGCCACGGAGTCCAAAATCGCCAGCACCTCCAACTCGCCCAGAGACTGGCGCACCATCACCTACGCCAGCCGCGTGGGCCTCGGTGAGGAGGAGGTGAAGGACAGGGGCCCCGGGGAGAGTAAGGACTGGCACCAGAAGTCCAAAGAG GCGGCCGGGCCATACAGCGTCCCCCCGCAGCACCGACTGCCCAAGCAGTGCAAGGACAGCTTCCTGGTGGAGCAGGTGTTCAGCCCGCACCCCTACCCCGCCTCCCTCAAAGCCCACATGAAGAATGACCCCCTGTACGCGGACATGCGGCTGACGGAACTGGCCGAGGTGAAGCGGGGCCAGCCCTCCTGGACCATCGAGGAGTACGCAAGGAACGCGGGTGACAAGGGCAAGCTGACGGCCCTAGACCTGCAG ACGCAGGAGTCCTTAAACCCAAACAACTTAGAATACTGGATGGAGGATGTTTATACCCCGGGCTACGACTCGTTACTGAAGCGTAAGGAAGCCGAGTTCAGACGAGCCAAGGTCTGCAAGATCGCCGCTCTGGTCGCCGCTGCCGCGTGCACGGTCATCCTCGTGGTTGTCGTGCCCATCTGCACGATGAAATCCTGA